A DNA window from Eikenella exigua contains the following coding sequences:
- the grxB gene encoding glutaredoxin 2, whose translation MKLYLYDHCPFCVRARMIFGLRNVPVEEIILLNDDEATPIGLIGAKQVPILQKPDGSHMGESLDIVRYVDELAGQARLDETIRPAVQAWVDQVNKFYNHLVMPREVRLEPPLPEFATAEAVAYFVQKKEQNIGSFEQNLAETNTYLERIHLALPELAALLGEQPYLNGSAPGMEDIIIFPVLRNLTLVKGIAFPAKLQAYIERLSAESKVSLYSDRAL comes from the coding sequence ATGAAGCTCTATCTCTACGACCACTGCCCCTTCTGCGTGCGCGCCCGTATGATTTTCGGCCTGCGCAACGTGCCGGTGGAAGAAATCATTTTGCTGAACGACGACGAAGCCACGCCCATCGGACTAATCGGTGCCAAACAAGTGCCCATCCTGCAAAAGCCCGACGGCAGCCACATGGGCGAGAGCCTCGATATCGTGCGCTATGTAGACGAGCTCGCCGGCCAAGCCCGGTTGGATGAAACCATCCGCCCCGCCGTGCAGGCTTGGGTCGACCAAGTAAACAAATTCTACAACCATCTGGTGATGCCGCGCGAAGTGCGACTCGAGCCGCCGCTGCCCGAATTCGCCACCGCCGAAGCCGTTGCCTACTTCGTGCAGAAGAAAGAGCAAAACATCGGCAGCTTCGAGCAAAACCTGGCCGAAACCAACACCTATCTCGAGCGCATCCATCTCGCCCTGCCCGAGCTGGCCGCACTGTTGGGCGAACAGCCTTATCTCAACGGCAGCGCCCCTGGCATGGAAGACATCATCATTTTCCCCGTGTTGCGCAACCTTACCTTGGTGAAAGGCATCGCCTTCCCCGCCAAGTTGCAGGCCTATATCGAACGCCTGTCGGCCGAGAGCAAAGTGTCGCTCTATTCCGACCGCGCCCTATAG
- the map gene encoding type I methionyl aminopeptidase, whose protein sequence is MAIIIKTPEEIQKMRELGRLAAEALDYIGDFVKPGVTTNELNQLVHDYHVNVQGGYPAPLHYGNPPFPKSCCTSVNHVICHGIPDDKPLKNGDILNIDITIKKDGFHGDSSRMYAVGTISPQAQRLIDITHQSMMAGIEVVKPGATLGDIGYACQQIAENAGYSVVQEFCGHGIGRSFHEDPQVVHYGKRGTGPVLQPGMIFTIEPMINQGKRHLRILEDGWTVVTKDRKLSAQWEHEVLVTDTGYEILTISPRTGRP, encoded by the coding sequence ATGGCCATCATCATCAAAACCCCCGAAGAAATCCAAAAAATGCGCGAGCTCGGCCGCCTGGCTGCCGAAGCCCTCGACTACATCGGCGATTTCGTCAAACCCGGCGTTACCACCAACGAACTCAACCAGCTGGTGCACGATTATCATGTAAACGTGCAAGGCGGCTACCCCGCACCCCTGCACTACGGCAATCCCCCCTTCCCCAAATCCTGCTGCACCTCAGTAAACCACGTTATCTGCCACGGCATCCCCGATGATAAGCCCCTGAAAAACGGCGACATCCTCAATATCGACATCACCATCAAAAAAGACGGCTTCCACGGCGATTCCAGCCGCATGTATGCCGTGGGCACCATCAGCCCGCAGGCGCAGCGCCTGATCGACATCACCCATCAAAGCATGATGGCCGGCATCGAAGTGGTGAAGCCCGGCGCCACCCTCGGCGACATCGGCTACGCCTGCCAGCAAATCGCCGAAAACGCCGGCTATTCCGTGGTGCAGGAATTTTGCGGCCACGGCATCGGCCGCAGCTTCCACGAAGACCCGCAAGTTGTCCACTACGGCAAAAGAGGCACCGGCCCCGTGTTGCAACCCGGCATGATCTTCACCATCGAGCCCATGATCAACCAAGGCAAACGCCACCTGCGTATCCTTGAAGACGGCTGGACCGTGGTGACCAAAGACCGCAAACTCTCCGCCCAATGGGAACACGAAGTGCTCGTTACCGACACCGGCTACGAAATCCTCACCATCAGCCCCCGCACCGGCCGGCCATAA
- the smpB gene encoding SsrA-binding protein SmpB codes for MMSIANNKKAFHDYFIEDQLEAGLVLDGWEVKAVRAGRVQLKESYIHWKKDAFYLVGCHITALPTASTHVKPDPVRQRKLLLKQSEINKLIGKVERSGYTLVPLNLHYRRGYIKMDIGLAKGKKQHDKRQSMKEADWKREKQRLLKNR; via the coding sequence ATCATGAGTATCGCCAACAATAAAAAAGCCTTTCACGATTATTTTATCGAAGACCAGCTCGAGGCCGGATTGGTGCTCGACGGCTGGGAGGTGAAAGCCGTGCGCGCCGGCCGCGTGCAGCTGAAAGAAAGCTATATCCACTGGAAAAAAGACGCGTTTTACCTGGTGGGCTGCCACATCACCGCGTTGCCCACCGCCTCCACCCACGTTAAGCCCGATCCGGTGCGCCAGCGCAAGCTGTTGCTCAAGCAGAGTGAAATCAACAAGCTGATCGGCAAAGTAGAACGCAGCGGCTACACCCTGGTGCCGCTCAACCTGCACTACCGGCGCGGCTACATCAAAATGGACATCGGCCTGGCCAAAGGCAAAAAACAGCACGACAAACGCCAAAGCATGAAAGAAGCCGACTGGAAACGCGAAAAACAGCGGCTGCTGAAAAACCGCTGA